In Pseudomonas sp. ADAK18, a single window of DNA contains:
- a CDS encoding phosphoribosylanthranilate isomerase — translation MPAVRSKICGITRIEDALAAVEAGADAIGFVFYAKSPRAVSVQQARAIIAALPPFVTTVGLFVNASRCELNETLDAVQLDMLQFHGDETPDDCEGYHRPYIKALRVKAGDDIAAGCAAFAGASGILLDTYVEGVPGGTGEAFDWSLIPEGLSKPIILAGGLSPDNVAQAIARVRPYAVDVSGGVEQSKGIKDHAKIRAFMQAVRNSSGTM, via the coding sequence ATGCCAGCCGTTCGCAGCAAGATTTGTGGGATTACCCGCATAGAAGACGCGTTGGCGGCGGTCGAGGCGGGGGCGGATGCGATCGGTTTTGTGTTTTACGCCAAAAGCCCACGGGCGGTGAGTGTGCAGCAGGCGCGGGCGATCATTGCCGCCTTGCCGCCATTTGTGACCACCGTGGGGCTGTTCGTCAACGCCAGTCGCTGCGAACTCAATGAAACCCTCGATGCGGTGCAGTTGGATATGCTGCAGTTCCATGGTGACGAGACGCCGGACGATTGTGAGGGCTATCACCGTCCTTACATCAAGGCGCTGCGGGTCAAGGCAGGTGATGATATTGCGGCCGGTTGCGCGGCATTCGCCGGGGCCAGCGGGATTCTGCTGGATACCTATGTGGAAGGGGTTCCCGGCGGTACGGGCGAGGCGTTCGACTGGTCGTTGATTCCCGAAGGGTTGAGCAAGCCGATCATCCTTGCCGGCGGGCTGTCTCCTGATAACGTCGCGCAGGCGATTGCCCGCGTCAGGCCGTATGCCGTGGACGTCAGTGGTGGGGTAGAGCAGAGCAAGGGCATCAAGGATCACGCGAAGATTCGTGCATTCATGCAGGCGGTTCGCAACAGCAGTGGCACGATGTGA
- the truA gene encoding tRNA pseudouridine(38-40) synthase TruA, with translation MAAAGFFRIALGVEYKGSRYRGWQRQASGVPTVQETLEKALSKVADSPVSLMCAGRTDAGVHACGQVVHFDTQAERSMKAWVMGANINLPHDVSVSWAKVMPADFHARFKAIARRYRYVIYNDQIRPAHLNEEITWNHRPLDAERMAQAAQHLVGVHDFSAFRAGQCQAKSPIKEVHHLRVTRHGKMIVLDIRAGAFLHHMVRNIAGVLMTIGTGERPVEWAKEVLESRVRRTGGVTAHPFGLYLVDVEYRDEFELPERFIGPHFLTGFSELGG, from the coding sequence ATGGCGGCCGCAGGCTTTTTCAGAATCGCGCTGGGCGTGGAATACAAAGGCTCGCGCTATCGCGGCTGGCAGCGCCAGGCGTCTGGCGTGCCGACGGTGCAGGAAACCCTCGAGAAGGCCCTGTCGAAAGTCGCCGACTCGCCGGTTTCGCTGATGTGTGCCGGGCGTACCGATGCCGGTGTGCATGCTTGTGGGCAAGTGGTGCACTTCGATACCCAGGCCGAGCGCTCGATGAAGGCCTGGGTGATGGGCGCCAATATCAATTTGCCCCACGACGTCAGCGTCAGTTGGGCCAAGGTCATGCCTGCGGACTTTCACGCGCGGTTCAAGGCCATTGCCCGGCGCTACCGCTATGTGATCTACAACGATCAGATTCGCCCGGCGCACCTGAATGAAGAAATCACCTGGAATCACCGTCCGCTGGACGCCGAGCGCATGGCGCAAGCGGCTCAGCATTTGGTGGGGGTCCATGATTTCAGCGCGTTTCGAGCCGGCCAATGCCAGGCCAAGTCGCCGATCAAGGAAGTCCACCACCTGCGCGTGACCCGTCACGGCAAGATGATCGTCCTCGATATTCGCGCCGGGGCGTTCCTGCACCACATGGTGCGCAATATCGCCGGCGTGCTGATGACCATTGGTACCGGCGAGCGCCCGGTGGAGTGGGCCAAGGAAGTGCTGGAGAGCCGGGTACGTCGCACCGGCGGAGTGACCGCGCATCCGTTCGGTCTGTACCTGGTGGATGTAGAGTACCGGGACGAGTTCGAGTTGCCGGAACGCTTCATCGGGCCGCACTTCCTCACAGGTTTCAGCGAACTTGGCGGCTGA